The DNA region GCTGCTCGTCTTCGGCCTGCTCGGCCGGCAGATCGTCGGCGGGATCATGCAGGGCGCTGTCAAGGGCTGACCCGCGGGCGACGCCCCGCCCGCGCCCCCTTCCCTTCCGTATCGCATCGGCCTTCTCTTCTCTCTCCGGGAGTCGTGTCCTCATGACCATGCCGCTCCGCTTCCCGCCCGGGTTCCGCTGGGGCACCGCCACCGCCGCCTACCAGATCGAGGGAGCCGCCCGCGAGGACGGCCGTACGCCGTCCATCTGGGACACCTTCAGCCGCACGCCGGGCCGGGTCCGCAACGGCGACACCGGCGACATCGCCGCCGACCACTACCACCGGACGGCCGAGGACATCGCGCTCCTTCGCCGGCTCGGCGTGACGGACTACCGCTTCTCGATCGCGTGGCCGCGCGTGCAGCCGACGGGCCGGGGCCCGGCCGTCCAGAAGGGCCTGGACTTCTACCGGCGGCTCGCGGACGGGCTGCGCGAGGCGGGGATCCGGCCGGTGGCCACCCTCTACCACTGGGATCTGCCACAGGAGTTGGAGGACGCGGGCGGCTGGCCGCAGCGGGAGACCGCGTACCGCTTCGCCGAGTACGCGGGCCTCGCGGCCGAGGCGCTCGGCGACCGGGTGGCGACCTGGACGACGCTCAACGAACCCTGGTGCGCCGCGTTCCTGGGGTACGGCAGCGGGGTGCACGCCCCGGGCCGCACCAGCGATGTCGCCGCACTGCGGGCCGCCCACCACCTCAACCTGGCACACGGCCTGGCGGTCGGCGCGCTGCGCGACGCACTGCCGTCGGCTACGGCAGCCGAGGTGTCGCTCACCCTCAACCTGCAGGCGCTGCGGGCGTCTTCGGACGATCCGCGCGACCGTGACGCGGCCCGCCGGATCGACGCGGTCGCCAACCGGATCTTCCTCGACCCGGTGTTCCACGGGCGTCTGCCGAAGGACCTGGTCGAGGACACCGCAGCGGTCACCGACTGGTCCTTCGTACGGGACGGGGATCTCGCGACGGCGGCCGCTCCGATCGACTCGCTCGGCATCAACTACTACTCCCCCACCGAGGTCGCCGCCGCTGATCCCGGGGGCGCCGACGACTCCGGGGAGCCGTCGCCGTGGGCGGGCGCGGAGCGGCATGTGCGGTTCGTGCCGGTGGCCGGACCACGCACGGCCATGGACTGGCCGGTCGACGCGGACGGACTGTACGAACTGCTCGTACGGCTGCGCGACGACCTGCCGGGCGTGCCGCTGCTCGTCACGGAGAACGGCGCGGCGTACGACGACTACGCCGACCCGTCCGGCCAGGTGAAGGACCCCGAGCGGGTGGCGTATCTGCACGCCCATCTGGGCGCCGTGCACCGCGCGTTGGCGGACGGAGCCGATGTGCGCGGCTATTTCCTGTGGTCGCTGCTCGACAACTTCGAGTGGGCGTACGGCTACAGCAAACGGTTCGGGATCGTGCACGTCGACTTCGCCACGCAGCGGCGCACGTTGAAGGACAGCGCCCGCTGGTACGCGGACGTCATCGCCCGCGGCGGTCTGCTCACGCCCAGCTGATGCGGGCGGCGACGGGCAGGTGGTCGCTGCCGGTGGCGGGCAGGGTGCGGATGTGCCCGACGGTGCCGGCGCGGGCCATGACCTGGTCGATCCGTGCCACCGGGAAGGCGGCGGGGAAGCTGAGGGCGAAGCCCCGTTCCGCCACGTTCAGGCGGGAGGTGAGCGGGGCGAGGCCGCGGTCGTCGACGGTGCCGTTGAGGTCGCCGAGCAGGACGACCGCCGACTGCTCCTCGTCCGCGATCGCCCGGCCCAGGAGCCGGGCGCTCTCGTCGCGCCAGGCGGAGGCGAAGCCCCGTACCCCGATCCGTACGGAGGGAAGGTGCGCCACGTACGCGGCGACGACGCCGTGCGGCGTGCGCACCTCGGCCCGTAGCCCGCGGCTCCAACTCTCGGTGATCTCCCGGGGTTTGATGTCCACCGGCCGCACGCCGGTCAGCGGATGCCTCGACCACAGACCGACGGTGCCCTGGACGGCGTGATACGGGTACGCGGCGGCCAGGGCCTGCTCGTAGGCGGGCAGGGCCGCCGGCAGCAGCTCCTCGAGGGCGATGAGGTCGGGTCGGTCGGCGGCCAGGGCCCGGGCCGTGCCGGCCGGGTCGGCGTTCTCGTCGCTGACGTTGTGCTGCACCACGGTCAGGTCGCCCGGCCGGGCGTCCGGCCCGGGCAGCCACAGCCCGGCGAAGAGGTACGTCCAGGCCGCCACCGGAAGCAGCAGGGCGACCAGGGCGAGGACGGAACGGCGCAGCAGGGCCCAGGCGAACAGCACCACGATCACCAGGCCGAGCCACGGCAGGAAGGCTTCGAGCAGGCTGCCCAGGCGTCCCGGGGAGTTCGGGACCGCCCGGTGGCAGGCGAGGAGCGCCGCGGTCAGCAGTGCGGCGACCGCGAGGCCCCTGCCCTGGGCGGGTGTCCGGCCCTTTGTGCGGGTCATCCGCCGAGGACGACCTGGTGGCCGGTCAGCTCGAACTC from Streptomyces fradiae includes:
- a CDS encoding GH1 family beta-glucosidase codes for the protein MTMPLRFPPGFRWGTATAAYQIEGAAREDGRTPSIWDTFSRTPGRVRNGDTGDIAADHYHRTAEDIALLRRLGVTDYRFSIAWPRVQPTGRGPAVQKGLDFYRRLADGLREAGIRPVATLYHWDLPQELEDAGGWPQRETAYRFAEYAGLAAEALGDRVATWTTLNEPWCAAFLGYGSGVHAPGRTSDVAALRAAHHLNLAHGLAVGALRDALPSATAAEVSLTLNLQALRASSDDPRDRDAARRIDAVANRIFLDPVFHGRLPKDLVEDTAAVTDWSFVRDGDLATAAAPIDSLGINYYSPTEVAAADPGGADDSGEPSPWAGAERHVRFVPVAGPRTAMDWPVDADGLYELLVRLRDDLPGVPLLVTENGAAYDDYADPSGQVKDPERVAYLHAHLGAVHRALADGADVRGYFLWSLLDNFEWAYGYSKRFGIVHVDFATQRRTLKDSARWYADVIARGGLLTPS
- a CDS encoding endonuclease/exonuclease/phosphatase family protein — its product is MTRTKGRTPAQGRGLAVAALLTAALLACHRAVPNSPGRLGSLLEAFLPWLGLVIVVLFAWALLRRSVLALVALLLPVAAWTYLFAGLWLPGPDARPGDLTVVQHNVSDENADPAGTARALAADRPDLIALEELLPAALPAYEQALAAAYPYHAVQGTVGLWSRHPLTGVRPVDIKPREITESWSRGLRAEVRTPHGVVAAYVAHLPSVRIGVRGFASAWRDESARLLGRAIADEEQSAVVLLGDLNGTVDDRGLAPLTSRLNVAERGFALSFPAAFPVARIDQVMARAGTVGHIRTLPATGSDHLPVAARISWA